TTAAATCCCATTACCCATTGTATACCATTAATCGCATTGGTTACGAAAACTTCCTCTACTTCATTTAAAATTTCGGGGTTAATTTGAGCTTCTATGATATCCAGTTGATGCTCAGCTGCCAAATTAATCACAACCTGGCGCATTACTCCGGCTACGCAACCTTCACTTAAAGCTGGTGTGTAAATTTGGCCTTTATATACCAGAAATACATTGGAACTTAATGCTTCACAAAGGAATCCGTTCTGATTTAAGATAAAAACATCGTCAAGTCTATGCTGCTGTTTGTAAAGTCCTGCCATTACAAATGGCAAAGCACTACAAGTTTTTAAATTTGAAAGCTTATTAATGGGTTTCAGAATGTCATCATAAACATCCATAATTAACCCCTTACTGTTGATATTATAGTAAGCCGATTCTAAAGGACTAACTTCTAAACTATATCCATTTTTATTGTCAGTCGGTGTATAAAGCCCATCTGAATCCCTAAAAACTGTAAGTCTGAATCTCGCATTCTGACTAATCTTATTTCTTTTAGCCAAGTCCTCGGTAACTTCTTTTAAGAAATAAGCATCCAGATAAGAATACCCTTCTATCTTCAAGGTTTTCATCCCTTTTTGAAGCCGCTCAGCATGTTCTTCAGGAAAGTTTAGTTTTCCTCTGCTCATTCGCATAGTTTCAAATAGGCCATCACCATATTTAAACCCCCTGTTTGCTAAACTTAATACTTTCTCCTCTTCCTGTAAAATCTCTCCGTTAAAATTTATAAATCGTTTCGACATCTAAGCGCTAATAATTACTGATTCTTTATATAACTTTCCCATTTCTCGAGTACCTGACTAAAATCATCAGGAAGCTCACTTTCAAAATAAACCTCTTTTTTTGTTGTAGGATGAATAAATCCCAACGATTTTGCATGAAGTGCCTGTCTTGGCATAACTGCAAAACAATTATCTATAAACTGTTTGTACTTAGCAAATATTGTTCCCTTACGAATTTTATCTCCTCCATAAGCAGTGTCATTAAATAAAGGATGCCCTATAGCCTTCATATGCGCCCTTATTTGATGAGTACGGCCAGTCTCCAATTGACATTCAATTAGGGTAACATAATTCAATCGCTTTACAACTTTATAATGAGTAACAGACCATTTCCCTTTTTCGGGATCGTCATATAGATCCATCACTTTTCTATCTTTTATACTTCGTCCAATATAGCCACTAATTATACCATCTTCAGGCAAATCCCCCCAAACTAAAGCAAGATACTTCCTTTTGATAGAGTGATCGAAAAATTGCTTAGCCAAAGAAGCCATTGATTTTTCGTTTTTAGATATGACCAGCAAACCCGAAGTATCTTTATCTATTCTGTGAACCAAACCTGGTCTACCGTCGTTTCCAGGTAATTGAGGTAATTGAGAAAAATGATGAGTAAGTGCATTCACCAAAGTTCCAGACCAATTTCCGTATCCTGGATGAACAACCATTCCCGCTACTTTATTTACAAGTACAACATCATTATCTTCATATATAATATCAATAGGAATATCTTCAGGATAAACTTCCGTATCTCGCGGAGGATGCGGCAGAACTATAGAAATATCATCTAGGGGCTTAATCTTATAACTGGGTTTAATGGCCTTTCCATTAACAAGTACATTTCCCTGCTCAATTGCATTCTGTATTTTATTTCTTGAAGCATTTTCCAGACGAACCATCAAAAATTTGTCTATTCTAATTGACGATTGCCCTTTATCCACAACAACTCTAAAATGCTCGTAAAGGTCACTTTCCTCCGTTTCTACATAGTCTGGAAATTCATTCATAGCACAAAAGTACCTTTTTAAATTTTATCAAAAAAAAAAGCTACAACTGGTATCACTTTTGCTACCGCTTGCGTATTTAAAAGAAACATCCGCCATGAAAAAAGTAAGAAAAAACATAATGTTTGTAGTTAATTTTATACCTTTCCTTATAAAAACTATTTACTTCAAACATTAGACAAAAATGAGAGTACAATTATCACTCGCCAAAAGTATTTTATTAAGTTCCATTATTTTTTTATCTGCCAAATCAGCATTTTCCCAAGGAGATGCTATAGATTTGATTAAAGCAAGAGAAGATGCTACAAAAATAACCCAGGCGTATCTAAACCCTTTTTTTAAAGGGCTTGGTTCTGGAATGAACAATGGTTGGTTTAATTCCGCTAAAGCTAAAAATCTGGGGAAATTCGATTTAAGAATTCAAGCCAGCGGAGCATTCGTTCCAACATCAGATCAGACTTTTGACGTCAATTCTCTGGGTTTAACCAGATTCAAACCGGCTTCCGGAAGCAGTTCAATAACTCCCACAGTTTTTGGTAAAGACGACGGAGGTATTACCTTAACAGATAAAAACAATTCAAATATTGAGTTTCAAATGCCGTCCGGAGCAGGGTTTCACATTGTTCCGAGCCCGCAGATACAATTAACTGTAGGGCTAGTTTACGATACCGAAATTTCTGCAAGATTCACCCCAAAAGTCGGAAATGATGACTTTGGAAAAGTTGGATCCTGGGGAATTGGTGTAAAAAAAGAGATAACAAAGTTACTCCCTTGGAAAACTGAAAAAATCATCCCTATCGATTTAGCTGTAGCTTTAGGGTATAACCAAATTAATTACGACCACAAAGTTGCAGTAAAAGATCAAATTGGCGATGATGACACTAACGATCTAAAACAAAGAATTGAAGGCAAGTTTTCTGGTGTTACCGCCGATTTAATCGTATCTAAGAAATTAGCAATATTTACTCCTTTTGCTAGTATTGGTTATAATTCCGCAAAAACGGATATCGGCATCTTAGGTACTTATAAATTTAATGGGGAAAATGATTTAGTAGATCCGGTAAGAATTAAACAAACAGATGTTTCTGCATTTAGAGGATCTCTTGGTTTTGGGCTACATCTTGCTTTTTTTAGATTATACGGAGCATACAATATCAGTGATTACCAATCTGTAACAGCAGGTATCGGTTTTGGTATAGGTAAATAAGCAATAATTCATATCAATGTATTTAGGCTGATCTTATGATTAGCCTTTTTTATTTTATATAAATTTGCGAATGTTTGATTTTGAAATTCATAGCCCCGAAGAAGAGATACACCTTCCTATACTTAAAGATAATAATGTAAGATTATTCATCAAACGGGATGATTTGATACATCCTTTTATTTCTGGAAACAAATGGCGTAAATTAAAATATAACCTGATAGAAGCAGAAAAGCAGGGTAAGAAGCACCTCGTAAGTTTCGGTGGAGCATATTCTAATCATATTTTAGCCCTGGCTGCTGCCGGCGCCAAATTTGGCTTTAAAACTACAGGATTTATAAGAGGAGAAGAGATCTATAACCCCATGCTCTCTCTTTGTAAAATATTCGGCATGAGCCTATGCTTTGTAAATAGAGAAGCCTATAAGCACAAAATAAAGCTTTATAACGACATTTTCACAGAAGAGACCGACACTTACTTTATAGACGAAGGTGGTGCCGGAAAACTGGCGGAAAAGGGATGTAGAGAGATTATCAAAGAATTAAAGAGAGCATATAATTATATTTTCTGCGCAGCGGGTACAGGAACCACCGCATCAGGAATAATCAATGAAATTGCACTAAAAAACTTAGAAACTGAGATTAATATAGTCTGCGTTCTGAAAGGATATGAATCAATTTCCGAAGATATCAATTTACTTCTGGACAAACCGTATCGATATAATATACTTCACGATTACCATTTCGGCGGTTACGCGAAAACCAAGCCGAAACTCATAGAGTTTATTCAATACGTTAGTAAGCATACTGGCATGCTTACCGATCCTATTTATACAGGAAAAACGCTATTTGCTATCATAGATCAGGTAAAACAGGGTAAAATAAAACCAAACAGCAAGATAATAATGATTCATACAGGAGGAGTATTTGGGATACTCGGAATGTTAGACAAATTTAATAAAAAAGGCTCTTGAAAATTCAAGAGCCTTTTAAATCAAAAACAGCTTTTTTATTATTTAGCCTCTTCTGTACCTTCTTCATTAGATTCAGCTACTTCTGGAGTAACTTCTTCTACTTTCTCCTCCGCAACTACTTCTTCAGCAGCTGGAGCAGCCTTCTTAGCTTTAGAAGAACCTCTTCTACGAGTAGTTTTCTTCTCAGCTTTAGCTTCAACACCGTAAACTGTATTGAAATCTACTAACTCGATAAGCGCCATAGAAGCGTTATCTCCTAAACGATTTCCTAACTTAATGATACGAGTATAACCACCTGGTCTGTTAGCGATTTTTTCAGCTACTTCACGGAATAAGACAGTGATAACTTCTTTGTTCTGTAATTTAGAAAAAACCACACGACGAGAATGTGTAGTATCATTTTTTGATTTAGTCAAAAGAGGCTCTACATAAGTACGTAAAGCTTTTGCTTTCGCTAAAGTCGTAGTAATACGCTTGTGAAGAATTAAAGACGAAGCCATGTTAGCCAACATTGCTTTTCTGTGGCTATCTGTACGTCCTAAATGATTAACCTTGTTTCCGTGTCTCATTACTTTATTTATTTACGCATACCGTCAGCTCTAGCCCCTATGGCGAACCGGGAATTATGCGTTATTTACATTTTATTCTTCGTCTAATTTATATTTAGACAGGTTCATTCCAAATGATAAACCTTTTGATTTAACCAGTTCCTGGATTTCTGTTAAAGACTTCTTACCGAAGTTTCTGAATTTTAACATATCAGCAACATCATAAGAAACTAAATCGGCCAAAGAACGGATATCAGCTGCTTTCAAACAGTTTAACGCTCTTACAGAAAGATCTAAATCAACTAATTCAGTTTTAAGAATTTTACGCATGTGTAACACTTCTTCATCAACTTCCTTAGTCTCTTCTTTAGCTTGAGATTCCAAAATCAAATTCTCATCTGAGAATAACATGAAGTGTTGTATAAGAATCTTAGCTGCTTCCTTCAAAGCATCTTCTGGATGGATAGAGCCATCTGTAGAAATATCAAGTAACAACTTCTCGTAATCGGTTTTTTGTTCAACACGATAGTTCTCAATAGTGTACTTAACGTTCTTGATTGGCGTATAAATAGAGTCGATAGCAATAACGCCTACTGCTGCATCAGCATTTTTGTTTTCTTCTGCTGCTACATAACCTCTACCTTTGTTAATAGTAAGTTCTATTTCCAAAGTAACAGAACTTTCCATGTTACAAACAACAAAGTCAGGGTTTAAAACCTCAAAATTGTTAGAAAACTTAGTGATATCACCAGCTTTAAAACTCTCCTGTCCATTGATGATAACAAATATTTTTTCTGAATCACCAGACTCTCCTGTCTTTTTGAAACGAACTTGCTTAAGATTCAAGATGATATCAACAACGTCTTCAGCTACACCTTTAATTGTAGAGAACTCGTGAGAAACACCTGAGAATCTTACTGAGGTAATTGCGTAACCTTCTAAAGACGATAACAAAATTCTTCTTAAAGCGTTACCTATAGTAACACCAAATCCAGGCTCCAACGGACGAAATTCAAACGTACCGTCGAAGTCTGTAGACTTCTGCATAATAACTTTATCAGGTTTCTGAAATGCTAAAATTGCCATTTATTGCCTTGTATTTTATCGTTAATTTTTAGATAAACAACCAATGCCAACTTTAAAAGTTGGCAAAGGGGAGTATCATTATTTAGAGTATAACTCGACGATTAAGTTCTCTTTAATGTTTTCAGGGATGCTCTCTCTGTCAGGAAATTGAATAAATTTACCTGTCAAATTTTTCGAGTCCCACTCCAACCAAGAGTACTTATTAATAGTACGTCCAGCTACAGAATTTGTGATCGCTTCTAAAGATTTAGATTTCTCACGAACTTCTATAACATCACCAGGTCTAACAGAGAAAGATGGAATATTTACCAATTCACCGTTTACCAAAATGTGCCTGTGAGAAACCAATTGACGAGCTGCAGATCTTGTTGTAGCAATACCTAAACGGTAAACAACATTATCTAAACGAGCTTCTAATAATTGCAATAAGTTAGTACCAGCAATACCACCTTTTGCAGATGCTTTTTTAAACAAGTTAGAGAACTGTTTCTCCAATACACCGTAAGTGTATTTTACTTTTTGCTTTTCTGTTAACTGAATAGAATATTCAGATTGTTTACCTCTTCTTTTAGAAGGACCGTGTTGTCCTGGAGGGTAATTTTTTCTTTCTAATGCTTTATCTGGTCCGAAAATTGGTTCTCTGAATTTACGAGCAATTTTCGATTTTGGGCCTGTATATCTTGCCATTTCTTTTTCTACTTAAAGTATCTTCTCGACTATATCGAGAGAATCTTATCTTTAAAATTATTAAACTCTTCTTCTTTTTGGAGGACGACAACCGTTGTGAGGTAGTGGAGTGATATCTTTAATAGTTGTCACTTCTATACCTGCATT
This genomic interval from Pseudopedobacter saltans DSM 12145 contains the following:
- a CDS encoding aminotransferase class IV, with amino-acid sequence MSKRFINFNGEILQEEEKVLSLANRGFKYGDGLFETMRMSRGKLNFPEEHAERLQKGMKTLKIEGYSYLDAYFLKEVTEDLAKRNKISQNARFRLTVFRDSDGLYTPTDNKNGYSLEVSPLESAYYNINSKGLIMDVYDDILKPINKLSNLKTCSALPFVMAGLYKQQHRLDDVFILNQNGFLCEALSSNVFLVYKGQIYTPALSEGCVAGVMRQVVINLAAEHQLDIIEAQINPEILNEVEEVFVTNAINGIQWVMGFNRKRYFNEVSKMLLERLNSFNKV
- a CDS encoding RluA family pseudouridine synthase; translated protein: MNEFPDYVETEESDLYEHFRVVVDKGQSSIRIDKFLMVRLENASRNKIQNAIEQGNVLVNGKAIKPSYKIKPLDDISIVLPHPPRDTEVYPEDIPIDIIYEDNDVVLVNKVAGMVVHPGYGNWSGTLVNALTHHFSQLPQLPGNDGRPGLVHRIDKDTSGLLVISKNEKSMASLAKQFFDHSIKRKYLALVWGDLPEDGIISGYIGRSIKDRKVMDLYDDPEKGKWSVTHYKVVKRLNYVTLIECQLETGRTHQIRAHMKAIGHPLFNDTAYGGDKIRKGTIFAKYKQFIDNCFAVMPRQALHAKSLGFIHPTTKKEVYFESELPDDFSQVLEKWESYIKNQ
- a CDS encoding DUF6588 family protein, whose protein sequence is MRVQLSLAKSILLSSIIFLSAKSAFSQGDAIDLIKAREDATKITQAYLNPFFKGLGSGMNNGWFNSAKAKNLGKFDLRIQASGAFVPTSDQTFDVNSLGLTRFKPASGSSSITPTVFGKDDGGITLTDKNNSNIEFQMPSGAGFHIVPSPQIQLTVGLVYDTEISARFTPKVGNDDFGKVGSWGIGVKKEITKLLPWKTEKIIPIDLAVALGYNQINYDHKVAVKDQIGDDDTNDLKQRIEGKFSGVTADLIVSKKLAIFTPFASIGYNSAKTDIGILGTYKFNGENDLVDPVRIKQTDVSAFRGSLGFGLHLAFFRLYGAYNISDYQSVTAGIGFGIGK
- a CDS encoding 1-aminocyclopropane-1-carboxylate deaminase/D-cysteine desulfhydrase, with protein sequence MFDFEIHSPEEEIHLPILKDNNVRLFIKRDDLIHPFISGNKWRKLKYNLIEAEKQGKKHLVSFGGAYSNHILALAAAGAKFGFKTTGFIRGEEIYNPMLSLCKIFGMSLCFVNREAYKHKIKLYNDIFTEETDTYFIDEGGAGKLAEKGCREIIKELKRAYNYIFCAAGTGTTASGIINEIALKNLETEINIVCVLKGYESISEDINLLLDKPYRYNILHDYHFGGYAKTKPKLIEFIQYVSKHTGMLTDPIYTGKTLFAIIDQVKQGKIKPNSKIIMIHTGGVFGILGMLDKFNKKGS
- the rplQ gene encoding 50S ribosomal protein L17 yields the protein MRHGNKVNHLGRTDSHRKAMLANMASSLILHKRITTTLAKAKALRTYVEPLLTKSKNDTTHSRRVVFSKLQNKEVITVLFREVAEKIANRPGGYTRIIKLGNRLGDNASMALIELVDFNTVYGVEAKAEKKTTRRRGSSKAKKAAPAAEEVVAEEKVEEVTPEVAESNEEGTEEAK
- a CDS encoding DNA-directed RNA polymerase subunit alpha; this translates as MAILAFQKPDKVIMQKSTDFDGTFEFRPLEPGFGVTIGNALRRILLSSLEGYAITSVRFSGVSHEFSTIKGVAEDVVDIILNLKQVRFKKTGESGDSEKIFVIINGQESFKAGDITKFSNNFEVLNPDFVVCNMESSVTLEIELTINKGRGYVAAEENKNADAAVGVIAIDSIYTPIKNVKYTIENYRVEQKTDYEKLLLDISTDGSIHPEDALKEAAKILIQHFMLFSDENLILESQAKEETKEVDEEVLHMRKILKTELVDLDLSVRALNCLKAADIRSLADLVSYDVADMLKFRNFGKKSLTEIQELVKSKGLSFGMNLSKYKLDEE
- the rpsD gene encoding 30S ribosomal protein S4, translated to MARYTGPKSKIARKFREPIFGPDKALERKNYPPGQHGPSKRRGKQSEYSIQLTEKQKVKYTYGVLEKQFSNLFKKASAKGGIAGTNLLQLLEARLDNVVYRLGIATTRSAARQLVSHRHILVNGELVNIPSFSVRPGDVIEVREKSKSLEAITNSVAGRTINKYSWLEWDSKNLTGKFIQFPDRESIPENIKENLIVELYSK